The window tggctgctcctcttcctgccaACCTTGGGACACGAACTGCCCTCCACATTCTCAAAAAAACACTAAGCAAAAAAACATACTCGCAGTCATGTCATGTAAACACTGGCTTTTGATTTAGAGTTGTTATCTTATTAATTACTATACGCGAAATAAATTTCAATACGATGACAGTCAGGATTTCAACCTGGTAAGTTTACCTACCGTAGTTAGAATAACGTGACACTGACAGATCCGGCATGCCAGCTACGACCTTTTAACTTAGCTACGTCGTCAATCTAAATGCGAGGTGCATCTCTATAGCATCCCTAATTTTATGTAATCATTAAATAGTGTTTGAACCTGTCAAATGCGTACTTTCAACCACGTCTGTAAAAAGATATTGTTCTTTAACTCTTAGTTCAAGGATGCCGTTTGTTGTCGGACTGTTAAAACTATACGGACAACAGGAAATAATCACTGTCCGTCTGGAAATATCTTCCCCACAACACCACTGCTGTCAAGCTagactgtaaaacaaacaaaggatcCTGGCTacgattaaaaataaaacaatttataGAAACAATGCTCACCCAAAACTCTATATTAATGCTCTAAATGCTATTTCATTACATGCATGAAACTCTGCTACAACACAGtggtttagcatgttttttttgttaaactaTTAGCTGTGACTAACATAGCTGATAATCGTTTTGACTTGAAAACATTAAACTTCCGTTTTGAGTACGGGAAACTAATTTACAGCTTGATTTCGTGTTAGTCACGTCTCGCCAATGCATGTAACGCCATAATCACAGGGTCAACAACCATCAATTTATTACGCTGTGATTTAAAGAACCACTGCAGCTAGCATAACGTTGTATTACAGACAATATCTGTCACTTAAGGTCGACTCCGGTTCTTTTACATCTTgaagctagctaacgttaacggTAGCGTTAGCAAAGCAGCCCCAAGTATGGCGGAGGTTCCCGGGACATCAAGTGAGACCATAACGGAGACCGTTCAGACGAGCACGCCGCCGCCGCCCCAGCAGGTAAATGATGAAGAGCTAGTGGCCAAGGACGTTTTGACTGTTTTGATAATGAGTGGTACCGCACTGTACAAAACCGTTCAGTCGTATCTAACACGAAGGAGGCCGCGCTACATGAAGACAGCGTTGATTTTCATAACATGGTTTTCAGCCCTGCCTTATGAAGCCTTTTGAAGCTTCACGAAGCCAAACTTAATGTGTCAGTTATGCCATCTTGAAAATGACAGTGCTCGTTTGGATGTTAGCTACGTGCTATTGATATTACAGCAGCCGTATATCTTTGTACGTGCAATGTTATATGGTATACTGTCATGTAACGTTAACGTTATGCAATAACAATAAGTTCTCTGGTACGGCTCTGGATCCAGGCACACACCAGGTATTAAACCCAGGTTTTCCTGTTGGTACTGTTATGAAAAACAGACTACACAGAATAGCCTTCCCAGTTtgctgtggaagaacttgaTTCGCCTGAACAGACTGTAATCCAGGCCTTGTTGCCCAGCATCAGTGTTGGACCTCGTTAAcgctcttgtggctgaatgggagcaaatccctgcagccaggttccaaCATCTGAAAGAAAGTCTGAAACCAGAGGAAAGGAAGCTGTCAGGGCTGCACATCAGTGCAGTTCAACTATCACATGTGGTTTGAATGTACAGATTTTGATAAACTTTGTTCAGATGTCCACATGCTTTGGGCcatgttgtttgttatttgccACAAATCTTTTCAATCCCACTGACATCTTTCTACAGACATTGCTTTTGAATAAGTTGGCAGTTGCAGCCTAAATTTACATTAACATTTGCCCAGGACCAATGTTCAGGTAATGGGAACATTCACACACCCATGTAGACATGGATAGAGACAACCCTTATAGGTTTGGACCCAGGACCTTCTTGTCATGTGATGACAGACGGTCAGGTCCATAAATACATTGATGCAATTCTCATTTTTTGGCTCTAAACACCACCACAATGGATTTTAAATGAAGTGACAATGTGCTTTAACtgcagactttcagctttaatttgagggtATTGACATCCAAATCAGGTGAACAGTGTAGGAATTACAACAGTTTGTATGTGTGGCTTTTTTAGGGACCAAAATTAATGGGGCAATTGGCTGCTCAGCTGTTCCATGGCCAGGTGTGTGTTATTCCCTCATTATCCCATTTACAAGGATCAGATAAAGGgtctacatttcatttcaagtgtGCTATTTGCATTTGGATCTGTTGCTGTCAACTCTCAACATGAGATCCAAAGAGCTGTTACTATCAGTGAAGCAAGCCATCATTAGGCTGAACAATCACAAAAACCCATCAGGGAGACAGCAAAAACATTAGATGTGGCCAGATCAACTGTTTGGAACCTTcttaaaaagaaagaacacaCCGGTGAACTGAGCAACACCAAAAGACccagaaaaccacagaaaacaactgTGGTGGATGACCGAAGATGGCCAAGTCAGTCACCTGACCTGAATCCGATTGAGCATGCATTTCACTTGCCGAAGACAAAACTGAAGGGAAAATGTCCCAAGAACCAGTCCAGTCGCAGTAGAGGCCTGGCAGAGCATCACCAGGGATGAAACCAGGCGTCTGGTGATGTGTTCAAGGCTTCAGGCTGTAGTTGACTGTAAAGGATTTGCAACCAAGTATTAAAAAGTGAAGGTTTGATTTATGATTGATTTGTCCCATTACTTTTGGTCCCTTTAAAAGTAGTAAAAACATATACAAACTGTTGTAATTCCTACACCGTTCACCTGATTTGGATGTAAATGCCCTCAAAGTAAGCTGAAAGTCTGCAGTTTAAgcacatcttgtttgtttcatttcaaatccattGTGGTGGCGTTTAGAGCCAAAAACATGAGAATTGTGTCAGTGTCCCAATGTTTATGGAGCTGACTGTTGACCAACACACCTAGTTTACATTTGATGTTGGTAGCTCACAGTAGACTTCTCACATGTCTCAGGAGGGACGAAGCCTGACAATcaagctgaggaagaggaagactgaGAAGAAGGTGGAGTGGTCAAGTGACACTGTTGACAATGAGCACCTAGGAAGAAGGTCTTCAAAGTGTGAGTTCATCTTCAttatcagcacacacacacacacacacacacacacacacacacacacacacacacacacacatagtggtTATAGTAACCACTATAATTAACCCATTGGTTACTTCtctttgctgcttttaaatgcGATTTAAAATATTGTAATTTTATAGGTTGTCACACATTTTTGGGTCCCTGTATGTTGTGTGATTTTTGGCTGTCAGATGAAAGTTGACGATCTCAGATCATCAGTCTTGAACAGCGGTCCTCACTGTGAGATTCATCCACAAACAGGTTTACATTTACAGGTTACTTACCAGTTAAAGACTACTGGGACCTGAAGTTCCAGAACTGAGAAGTTTtctcaaataaaaataagaggAAAAGAACTAACAGGCACATACAGGGTTTATGGATTTGGATGGTGGATTAGGATCAGATCAAAAGTTGTCATAATCTTTTGTATCAGAAGTAAATAACTGCTTCTTCGTTCTCCTGCTGCACTTCTTCATTCATCATGCCAAACAGCATCTTCAAAGCTATTTTTACCACACTCTCTTTATGTTCTTACTGTTTCTGACCAGAAATGTTTGAACAGATGCTGTAGTTTTGATTTTCAAACTTACAATCCTGTTTACAAAAaaattgggacactgtgtaaaatgtaaatagaaaaaggctgtgatgatttgcaaaatactgaaaccccagatttaaatgaaaataactcaaagacacacatcaaatgtcaaaactgagaaatgtaatttcagcctttgaaaatgatatcctcattAGATGCCAGCAATAGGTTTCAAAAACTCTGATGCATCACTTCTTCTTTTAGCAACAGttcattttgaaagtggaatgtTTCTCATTCTCGCTTGATGTGTGATtgcagctgctcaacagttttttttacgTTTCATAGtttgccaaacattttcaatgggtgACAGGTCAGGACTGCAGGACTCTCAGGagtcagcctctctgggaggctccTTTTATACCCAGTCATGTTGTCAGTTACCCTAATTAATTGTGAGACATTCCACcagatgttttcttttagcatttcatgACTATACTGTCTGCTGGtatcaaattctaaatgaggatatcattttcaaaaaacaatgaatatttctcagtttcaacatttgctgtgttgtctttgtggtATTTGGATTAAATAtggtgtttcagtgttttgcaaatcatcacattctgtttctattcacATTTTATACAGCGTCCCAGGGTTGTAGAAGGAGGCAGTAGATCATCTCGATCGATCCTCATCCTGTATGTTGTGTTCCAGGCTGCTGTATTTATGAGAAGCCCCGACAGTTTGGAGAGTCATCCTCTGAAAGCgaaggagatgatgatgaagggtGCGGCAGTGCTCACTGTATCCTGGGCCACGGCAGGAGAGGCcatggacagagagggagcgggGGTACCACAGTGCCCCCAAACTCCGGAGGGTCACACACCCACTAATGAGCACTGCAGGCTGATGGTGGGCTCCACAAtaaaactgcactttttttttctttagttcCATCACTGAGGTACAGGCAGGCCTGGTGCTGTGTTCTAGTCATGACTCAGAAAGTCCCCGCTGCTGGAGCAGGGTTACAGCCTCTGTACTGCTGCTCTGAGAGCAATGAGGATTATTGAATTGGCCtaatttaaaatgctgctctccTTTCAACAGCTAAAAGCATGCTCAGTATTGTGCCAACTGGCATATGGAACATGAAATGATACCACGTTCACCTCTTACATCTCTTTTTAGCTTTTATCACAAAGGAGAATGCTGTGGTGATAATAGAATTTAAAGGTCATTCCCAgtctttttgcatgttttagccttTTATTACAAATCACACACAGTATGCATTACATCACTGCTaagcattttccaaagcatGCTGTAAGATGGTACAATTTGAAATGCTTTCCTATTTCCCAGGCACCCATtggtttcctttcatttcattattctataaaaataaactttaaggtttgtaatccatcacagtgaacatcgGGTTTAGTTACATTTTTGTCAGAGATGTGTAGAAATGCAATTATGGTTGCAATTGAAAATTGTtatcatcaattaatctgctgagtATTTTTTCTTGTATTGTCCAAAAGtccaaagatattcactttgcatataaaaaaaacaaataatggaTACAACCATGGTTTTAATACCGCCTGGAAGTTAGAAATAGCTTTCAAAAACGTAGTATGATTGAAAGTCAGCAGCAGTCATGTAAACAACATGTGATTTGTCATAAATAAACTATAACATATAAAAACACTAGTTATGTACTTACTCTATATGGTGTATGTTGTGTAGTGATATCACCTCACTATGTTGGGAAAAAAACCAGCAACATGGATTATTGAAAATTCTGTTCCTTCAACAGCTGAGACATGTTTGCTCTTGTTCTGACTGGTGTAATTAGCATTGAATGGCAGCGCCTGCAGGTGTTTAACCCTTTAAGGACAGACGGTGCTGATGACAGAATTGGACTCTACtaatgtgttgcatgttttggCCTGATTTTGCCCTTTTCCTACAAATCACACTCATGTCCAGTACATTACATAACAGGGGCCTATTTTCAAGTGTGTGACATAGTGATTTTCACCCCTGTGGTAAAATCAGTGGACAGAAAATTAAGAAACCCAAAACTATTTGGAGTGCTTTGCAAAATGATCATTAGCAGTAATGTTGATGACATGGGATATGTCATGAATTAGCTAAAACATATGAAGGCACAAGTTGTAATGTCATCATAATCAGATCACTGCAGATCCATGCTTGTAATTCCAACTGGAAATGCAATCACCTGCACTTTACCCAGCAGCACATTTGACTTTCAAACTGTGAAGCATCTCTGGAACGCAGCATACAGATTGTTAGGAGCTTTGTAGAGGTGACTCGTCGAAAGGCCAAAACATTTGTCTGactgtatattttgtttttgataaagTGGCAGAGTTAATTGTACATAATACAGCACATTgctttgttgtttaatttgctGGTCTTAATTCTAAATTAGCTAATACTTGACATGCAGTCGACCACAGTCTGTAGAGTAAAGCTGCAATTACAAACCAGTATGTGAGGAGTGGAATTAGAAGAAGATTGAAGACTAGACATCAACAAAGATATCCCTTATTTAGTTAAGTACTTGCTGTTTCTGACACCAGTTTTAGTTATTGCCAGCTTTTGTGCTGACAGAACACATTACACTAGACTTTACTACATTTTatcttgatgtgtttttagcacCAACAGTCTGATCCATTTGAGAGCCCAGCCCTGGTACCTGTTCTTCTCCATGAACTCGACCTACCTGTAGATCATTTAACACAAGCCTGTTTTTTTGCAGTTCTGCAAACCTGTTAGAAACTTTATCTGGAGCTGTTGTGATCACAAGGAGACCATAAACCCAAACTTGAAAAGTTAATCACAGTAATCTGGATCATGACTAAAACCAGATGCCTCCTTTCCCTAGAGTCTCCAATAGCAGAAACATTGATTTATCTATCATTTTAGGTGAGaacatgtacatttttttgACAACATGAAATTGTAACTTTCAAAAGAATTATACAAAAATCATAACAGATGATCAGTTAGTCAATCGATGTACCTAACAAATCAGATCCTTAACTGTGTCTGAAGGATCACATTCAAAAGAACCATTTGAACTGGTTGAAACCATGTTACTCTGGGTTACTGAATCCATGTTTGAAGAACACAGTCCTGATCTTCTAACTGTACTGTATAACTAAATTGATGCTAATCTAATTGTTGAAGATGTAACATGACCAAGGATTTTTAAGGTTTTCCAAGACAACATCAATTTTATGTCGAGCTGATGCCTGATGACAAAAATCCTTCAGTTAAAAAGTTGGAGAAGTTGAACCACATTCACTGTCAAATTGACTTAGTTAACCTCgtacattcattattttctagAACAAATGACTGCTTGTTTTGGGCTTGCAAttttcaaatcattttcagaAGGTTTCCTGGAAAAAGTGACATGATTTGGTCTCAATTACAAGGAAGGAGTGGCAGtgttgatgaatgaatgaattgtaTCTAATTCCAATGAATTGCTTGTGTAACCCTGAGAGTCTTTCTTCAGagcacagcaggtcagcagaATGATGCGTTAATACAGCATACTCCATACTACCAATACTATACAGAATTGTTAGAACTGTGTATAGAGGAGAACATGGATGTCATTAAAATATCAAGATCTGTCATTCAAAGTGTTCATCGTTATAAACACATGTACATATGCATGCTCAAAATACAGTAAGATGAAATCATTACTTTGAAACATCACTGCTCCAAATCTGGTTTTAATTACTTTAAGCTGAAGTGACAAATTTATCTTCAAGTTTCTGTTAGTAAAACAATGGAATGACAAAACATTAGACATTTAGGCACTGAAATGTATTCATGAAGTGAGAGTCAATGTTCATCCAGACAGCTGAGCACAGTTCACAAATGGGTCTACAAATTCATCTCTTGTTTGAGAGTGCCTTCAGTCCTGAGGCTTAAGATGATTTAGTGTTATATTTTGGGTGATAATTTGGCCAATATTAGCTGATCTTTTCACAGATCTACTGGCTGATATATTATTCCTCAGTTTTAAACAGGAGTATTGATGTCAGTATTGGCCTCAGAAGTCCAGGATCTTTTTGGCTATGTTTAGAACATGTTTGAAGGTGAGGGACATTACTAACGGCCACAGCACCAGTTTGCTGTGAAGAATTAACTTCAGCTAAGATTGAAACATCTAATCTCCACCTGTGCTGGAAGAACTGAATTCACTGGACTAAAATATCCAGATTACTTTATCTGGCTAACATAATGTAAGCTTGGATTTGTTATACATTATTGGAAgaattggggggggggggcaacttAAAGTTCTCTCAAATTCAGTCACTTGTGTTGAATAGCTGTTTAGCTCTCACTTCCTTACCCAAAGCTTTTGATCGTTTTTGCAGAGCTCTAACTGTCAGTTTGCTGTAATAATTGATTTTGCACGTTGTTCCCTGACAGCATTAGATTCAATGGAAACTCATTAACAGAGGAGTGGTGGTGTTTTTAACTTAGAAATCCTTTGCA of the Chelmon rostratus isolate fCheRos1 chromosome 16, fCheRos1.pri, whole genome shotgun sequence genome contains:
- the ppp1r11 gene encoding E3 ubiquitin-protein ligase PPP1R11 gives rise to the protein MAEVPGTSSETITETVQTSTPPPPQQEGRSLTIKLRKRKTEKKVEWSSDTVDNEHLGRRSSKCCCIYEKPRQFGESSSESEGDDDEGCGSAHCILGHGRRGHGQRGSGGTTVPPNSGGSHTH